The following are encoded in a window of Dethiosulfovibrio russensis genomic DNA:
- a CDS encoding MBL fold metallo-hydrolase — MSSFDTSVLYEDGNHRYLHLGWEEKEEKSIVQTNQYMIIHNGEVVLMDPGGAHVFPRVLANVAEIVDIGSVSQIFYSHQDPDVSSGITLWLSIAEKAKAHISELWTRFLPHFGIYETSRIVAIPDRGGNITLKDGTKLPCIPAHFLHSTGQFSLYDPTSRILFSGDIGAAVFPEGKRYPAVENFDDHLKYMEGFHKRYMASNSACRRWVDAVSKLKVDAIAPQHGAVIKGDDVDRFLNWFGNLKCGVDIMDQLFR, encoded by the coding sequence GTCCGTACTCTACGAAGATGGTAACCACCGATACCTCCACCTAGGCTGGGAGGAAAAAGAAGAGAAAAGCATCGTCCAGACCAACCAGTACATGATAATCCACAACGGCGAGGTCGTTCTGATGGATCCCGGCGGAGCCCACGTGTTTCCCAGAGTCCTGGCCAACGTGGCGGAGATAGTGGACATCGGTTCGGTGAGCCAGATATTCTACTCCCATCAGGACCCCGACGTATCCTCCGGAATAACCCTGTGGCTCTCCATAGCGGAAAAAGCCAAGGCCCATATCTCGGAACTCTGGACAAGGTTCCTACCCCACTTCGGCATCTACGAGACGAGCCGGATAGTAGCCATACCGGACAGAGGAGGCAATATTACGTTGAAGGACGGAACGAAGCTGCCCTGCATCCCAGCCCACTTCCTCCACTCAACCGGTCAGTTTTCCCTCTACGACCCCACGTCGAGGATACTCTTCTCCGGAGACATAGGCGCGGCGGTGTTCCCCGAGGGAAAAAGGTACCCCGCAGTGGAGAACTTCGACGACCACCTCAAGTACATGGAGGGATTCCACAAACGCTATATGGCCTCCAACTCGGCCTGCCGCCGCTGGGTCGACGCGGTCTCCAAACTGAAGGTGGACGCCATCGCCCCTCAACACGGAGCGGTTATAAAGGGCGACGACGTGGACAGATTCTTGAACTGGTTCGGGAACCTGAAATGCGGTGTCGACATCATGGATCAGCTCTTCCGATAG
- a CDS encoding methyl-accepting chemotaxis protein has translation MDKRERELIARLSSAYFGNTLMNSFMDQLDEALVRRVNNVQGELSDISNDFQKLDTMLADTVEEFHKSSTHARENVESIGKMNQELEEELHRSGTDIENMSSDVNKTVETTYETLNGFLEVEKISEEITRIAKQTNLLALNASIEAARAGEHGRGFSVVAEEVQKLSVQTKEASDKITDRVSEISGSVKDAMDNVRRVSEMFDVVRNSLSSFMSFLEENRSFMDDITVMLDGSGEKMSEGSREIAHSVGVMKEAIDRFDAMAAIISSIVRAQKNLQDLRL, from the coding sequence ATGGACAAAAGGGAAAGAGAGCTGATAGCCAGACTGTCGTCGGCCTACTTCGGGAACACTCTGATGAACTCCTTCATGGACCAGCTGGACGAGGCACTGGTAAGACGGGTCAACAACGTCCAGGGAGAGCTTTCCGACATATCCAACGACTTTCAGAAGCTCGATACCATGCTGGCCGACACAGTGGAGGAATTTCATAAAAGCAGCACTCACGCCAGGGAGAACGTCGAGTCGATAGGCAAGATGAACCAGGAACTGGAGGAGGAACTTCACCGTTCCGGCACGGACATAGAGAACATGAGCTCCGACGTGAACAAGACGGTTGAGACCACCTACGAGACCTTAAACGGTTTCCTGGAGGTGGAGAAGATATCCGAGGAGATCACCAGGATAGCGAAACAGACCAACCTGCTGGCCCTCAACGCCTCCATAGAGGCGGCCAGAGCGGGGGAACACGGCAGGGGATTCAGCGTCGTAGCAGAGGAGGTCCAGAAGCTGTCGGTCCAGACCAAGGAGGCGTCGGACAAGATAACCGACAGGGTCTCCGAGATTTCCGGATCGGTCAAAGACGCCATGGACAACGTACGCCGGGTAAGCGAGATGTTCGACGTGGTGAGAAACTCTCTGTCCAGCTTTATGTCCTTCCTGGAGGAAAACAGGTCCTTCATGGACGACATCACAGTGATGCTGGACGGATCGGGAGAGAAGATGTCCGAGGGATCCAGGGAGATAGCCCACTCCGTGGGGGTGATGAAAGAGGCCATAGACCGCTTCGACGCCATGGCGGCCATAATATCCTCCATAGTCAGGGCCCAGAAGAACCTTCAGGACCTTCGGCTCTGA
- a CDS encoding mechanosensitive ion channel family protein: protein MVKNKLIFLLALASLLFSFSHKASAIDYALPLAPPERHSPRQTMASFATNINMAYRLIKEANKENDAAEAVFFNTPGALAKAEEASIYFKKAIECLDLRDTPSVYRNKIGSERALQLKEIMDRVPIPASRDIPGTSDLITDEGHMETWRIPGTEIRLRRLDSGEEKGYYLFSSESLKEISDFYEAVQNMPYRDDPLSTPGFWDWYNDSPGHLLPPRWAFLLPKWSMVTVESNTIWQWMALFILIGITLLAISLAMGFFRNKSLKNESDFKKGVLKLCFTVTSIAIAAASRYLIKDVINLSGSVALLFSVGTLSAFIWIFGAWTLFGACSLVADIVIMSPKVDPNSVDASLLRTVSRLIGIFAALSLLTYGASQLGIPLASVITGLGVAGLAISLAAKPTIENIIGGISLFADKPVKVGDFCQFGDNSGTVVEIGIRSTRLRLVDRTILSVPNADFSQLHMMNLSRRDRLLFETTVGLRYETSMDQLRWTITKIKEMLLSHPKVHHGAPVRVRFSGFGAYSLDVVVRAFIQTRDWETFLAIKEDLLFRMAEIVDSSGSGFAFPSNTAYLAEDTPPDKDRGARAEKEVEEWRKSGKLPFPNPSPDLMKEIRNSLDYPPRGSFEADRD, encoded by the coding sequence ATGGTCAAGAATAAGCTCATATTTTTGCTTGCCCTGGCATCGCTCTTATTCTCATTTTCCCATAAAGCCTCGGCAATCGACTACGCCCTGCCTCTGGCTCCGCCGGAGAGACATTCTCCAAGGCAGACCATGGCTTCCTTCGCCACCAACATAAACATGGCATACAGATTGATCAAAGAGGCAAACAAAGAGAACGACGCCGCAGAAGCCGTCTTCTTCAACACCCCGGGAGCACTGGCGAAAGCGGAAGAAGCCTCTATATACTTCAAGAAGGCGATAGAATGCCTGGACCTGAGGGACACGCCCAGTGTCTACAGAAACAAGATAGGAAGCGAAAGAGCCCTTCAACTGAAAGAGATAATGGACCGGGTGCCAATTCCGGCCTCGAGGGATATACCCGGAACGAGCGACCTCATAACCGACGAAGGACATATGGAAACATGGAGAATCCCTGGGACGGAGATAAGGCTTAGACGTCTGGACTCGGGAGAGGAAAAAGGATACTACCTTTTCTCTTCCGAAAGCCTCAAGGAAATATCCGACTTCTACGAGGCGGTACAGAACATGCCATACAGAGACGACCCTCTGTCCACCCCGGGATTTTGGGATTGGTACAACGACTCTCCGGGACATCTCCTCCCTCCGAGATGGGCTTTCCTGCTCCCCAAGTGGTCCATGGTAACGGTGGAAAGCAACACCATATGGCAGTGGATGGCCCTGTTTATCCTCATAGGGATAACCCTATTGGCGATATCTTTGGCCATGGGCTTCTTCAGAAACAAGTCTCTCAAAAACGAATCGGACTTCAAAAAAGGGGTTTTGAAGCTCTGCTTTACCGTGACCTCCATAGCCATAGCCGCAGCCAGCCGTTACCTGATAAAAGACGTCATAAACCTAAGCGGATCGGTGGCGTTGCTGTTCTCAGTAGGAACTCTGAGCGCTTTCATCTGGATTTTCGGAGCGTGGACCCTGTTCGGAGCGTGTTCTCTCGTAGCCGACATAGTGATAATGTCTCCCAAAGTAGATCCTAACAGCGTGGACGCCAGCCTTCTTCGAACCGTATCCCGATTGATCGGTATCTTCGCCGCCCTATCTCTGTTGACCTACGGGGCATCCCAGCTGGGCATACCTCTGGCATCGGTCATCACCGGACTGGGAGTCGCCGGTTTGGCTATATCCCTGGCGGCCAAGCCGACCATAGAGAACATCATAGGAGGAATCTCTCTCTTCGCGGACAAACCGGTCAAGGTGGGAGATTTCTGTCAGTTCGGGGATAACAGCGGAACGGTGGTAGAGATAGGCATAAGATCAACCAGGCTGAGGCTGGTCGACAGGACCATTCTGTCAGTACCTAACGCCGACTTTTCCCAGCTCCACATGATGAATCTTAGCCGTAGAGATAGGCTGCTGTTCGAGACCACCGTAGGGTTGAGATACGAGACCTCCATGGACCAGCTACGATGGACTATAACGAAGATAAAGGAGATGCTTCTGTCCCATCCCAAGGTACACCACGGCGCACCGGTGAGGGTTCGCTTCTCCGGATTCGGCGCCTATTCGCTCGACGTAGTCGTCAGAGCCTTTATACAGACCAGAGACTGGGAGACATTTTTGGCTATCAAGGAAGACCTTCTCTTCCGAATGGCGGAGATAGTCGACTCCTCCGGATCGGGATTCGCCTTCCCCTCCAACACCGCCTATCTTGCGGAGGATACCCCTCCTGACAAGGATAGAGGAGCTCGAGCGGAAAAGGAGGTAGAGGAATGGAGGAAATCGGGGAAGCTCCCTTTCCCCAATCCGTCTCCTGACCTCATGAAAGAAATCAGGAACTCCTTGGACTACCCTCCTCGAGGGTCTTTCGAGGCCGACCGCGATTGA
- a CDS encoding CdaR family transcriptional regulator produces MLEPIAQELAKSISEVIGYDVLITDVKGVIIGCSDPDRGFGTLNESSRIAAETGRGSVDTEEVSQRLRGTRPGVTYPMVGPDGRVIGTVAITGDPEKVTPFALVVKRQAELYLRERIMQREVMERERNLQALVSDVFLLNSKVSDPELLLNRAEHFGYDRSSEYVALSVETVRSRDSNGGGVYRDPVLARLRDAMGGPRSLMAAMKMDLYVVFLPLSGKLGAGLSERIGEIWNGVRKSLSSMGIESAVGIGSGAMGIEELARSCREARLALRIGRKVAPGVRFYPIKDYRVEELLFFSPRSLTESMSERELSPLEGRGDTEELRDTLTAWCESGFNVAEASRSLHLHRSTVNYRLEKLASIFHVDVRDFREMSQLYWAISLDKLNRGRPRKTLEEGSPRSS; encoded by the coding sequence TTGCTGGAACCTATAGCTCAGGAGCTTGCCAAGTCCATCTCGGAGGTCATAGGTTACGATGTCCTTATCACCGACGTGAAGGGAGTGATAATCGGTTGCAGCGACCCCGACAGAGGTTTCGGAACCCTGAACGAGTCGTCCAGGATAGCCGCCGAGACGGGGAGGGGAAGCGTGGATACCGAGGAGGTCTCCCAGAGGCTCAGAGGGACCAGGCCGGGGGTTACCTATCCCATGGTCGGGCCCGACGGCCGGGTAATAGGCACCGTGGCGATAACCGGTGATCCCGAAAAGGTCACCCCCTTCGCCCTGGTGGTGAAGCGTCAGGCCGAGCTCTATCTCAGGGAGAGGATCATGCAGAGGGAGGTAATGGAGAGGGAGAGAAATCTCCAGGCGTTGGTCTCCGACGTTTTTCTGCTGAACTCCAAGGTCAGCGATCCGGAGCTGCTTCTGAACAGGGCGGAGCATTTCGGATACGATCGCTCCTCCGAATACGTCGCCTTGTCGGTGGAGACCGTCAGGTCGAGGGATTCCAACGGAGGAGGAGTCTACAGGGATCCCGTGTTGGCCCGTCTTAGAGACGCCATGGGAGGTCCCAGGAGCCTCATGGCCGCCATGAAGATGGATCTCTACGTGGTCTTTCTCCCTCTGTCGGGGAAACTTGGGGCGGGTTTGTCGGAAAGGATCGGCGAGATCTGGAATGGAGTCAGGAAGTCTCTTTCGTCCATGGGGATAGAGTCGGCAGTGGGGATAGGCAGCGGAGCCATGGGTATAGAGGAGCTTGCCCGATCATGTAGGGAGGCTCGGCTGGCTCTCAGGATCGGCAGAAAGGTGGCTCCGGGCGTCCGTTTCTATCCGATAAAGGACTACAGGGTGGAGGAGCTTTTGTTCTTTTCTCCCCGTTCGTTGACGGAGTCCATGTCCGAGAGGGAGCTGTCGCCTCTGGAGGGAAGAGGTGACACGGAGGAACTGCGCGATACCCTGACGGCATGGTGTGAGAGCGGTTTCAACGTGGCCGAAGCGTCCCGGTCTCTGCACCTCCATCGCTCTACCGTGAACTACAGGCTGGAGAAGCTGGCTTCCATTTTCCATGTCGATGTCAGAGACTTCAGGGAGATGAGCCAGCTGTACTGGGCCATCTCCCTGGACAAACTCAATCGCGGTCGGCCTCGAAAGACCCTCGAGGAGGGTAGTCCAAGGAGTTCCTGA
- a CDS encoding GGDEF domain-containing response regulator, with amino-acid sequence MRILVAEDDMTTRVMLESLLKKWGYDPVVVSDGEEAWKVLSGEEAPYLAVIDWLMPGLEGTEICRLVRERNRMNGKYQYIVLLTVQSEKEDVIRGLEAGADDYVVKPFDSQELRMRLSVAKRILELQEKLAFFANHDQLTKLLNRHALFERLSGEMARSDRERTSLSLGLLDLDHFKRVNDTYGHLAGDRVLRFIAKILCRELRPYDVVGRYGGEEFVMILPGASLQEGYRILDRIRERIGDRPLKLDDDQVELTVSMGLAEYRQGMTMDGLIALADEALYRAKDAGRDKVSF; translated from the coding sequence ATGAGGATTCTGGTAGCCGAGGACGACATGACCACCAGGGTGATGTTGGAATCGTTGCTGAAAAAATGGGGATACGATCCGGTAGTGGTCTCCGACGGAGAGGAGGCCTGGAAGGTCCTCTCCGGTGAGGAAGCCCCCTATTTGGCGGTAATAGACTGGCTTATGCCGGGACTGGAGGGGACGGAGATATGTCGTCTCGTTCGGGAGAGAAACCGGATGAACGGAAAATATCAGTATATAGTCCTCTTGACCGTGCAGAGCGAAAAGGAGGACGTAATAAGAGGTCTTGAGGCCGGGGCCGACGATTACGTGGTCAAGCCATTCGATTCCCAGGAGTTGAGGATGAGGCTTTCAGTGGCAAAGAGGATTCTGGAGCTTCAGGAGAAACTGGCATTTTTCGCCAACCACGATCAGCTGACCAAACTCCTTAATCGTCACGCTCTGTTCGAGAGACTCTCAGGGGAGATGGCCAGGTCGGATCGAGAGAGGACCTCTCTTAGTCTGGGGTTGTTGGACCTGGATCACTTCAAGAGGGTAAACGATACCTACGGCCACCTGGCGGGAGACCGTGTTCTCCGTTTTATAGCGAAGATCCTCTGCCGGGAGCTCAGACCTTACGATGTGGTGGGGCGCTACGGAGGAGAGGAGTTCGTTATGATACTTCCCGGGGCCTCGTTGCAGGAGGGGTATAGGATACTCGATCGAATCAGGGAGAGGATCGGAGATCGCCCCCTCAAACTGGACGACGATCAGGTGGAGCTTACCGTTTCCATGGGATTGGCCGAATATCGGCAGGGAATGACTATGGACGGTCTAATCGCCCTAGCGGACGAGGCTCTCTACAGGGCCAAGGATGCCGGTAGGGATAAGGTGTCTTTCTGA
- a CDS encoding ATP-binding protein: protein MEERIRELEERISLINSERERARRVLDDAVDSLNVPVTLGQSGDVSDVLESVASRIRSLIDVGEIAFFLISEDGLDFSREWCDPPESADFFESERTILVEDGTVAWALGRNKPMMMTSSDGTPLLIHSLTAQDEPLGIMMACIEGDPGRVMDISLAFVTVVLGAAAGVIKNSRLYRMINDLNDELRGKVSRLQESEAQLAEANQAKDRFLANVSHEIRTPLNAILGTAAIVRGKSPAEMDRALDVIKDEGHALLALINDILDLSKMGAGFLDLDEAPFDLFELLEALEGSYRSEAKRKGLDFSLDLSKDIPRWITGDPIRLRQVLSNLLGNAVKFTSSGRVSLTVKSLPSYGDKLTLSFSVSDTGIGISKEAVPRLFKPFSQADGSTSRKYGGTGLGLAISRKIVRAMGGDFSVESERGRGSTFSLDVEMDLCEPPVAYVEEDVERGPLRPLSLLVVEDSNTNRVVIEAMLRDMGHYVTAVSSGREAIRALSERHFDGVFMDIQMPGMDGLEATAIIRERGGPVLDRDIPVIALTANVMKEDRERYLAEGMSGYLPKPVTREDLAESLRDVEPAEPGDPLPGRYILDMTGLVERMGGDRVIAKLVVKTFRSDLAKIAEKIRTSVEDRDFRKVRMDGHALKGAAAGAGAWGLKIVGGRIQTAAESEDGELLNDLMDELVLEMEDFENFFCGGEEL from the coding sequence ATGGAAGAGAGGATAAGAGAGCTGGAGGAGCGAATTTCGCTGATTAATTCGGAAAGGGAGAGAGCTCGCCGGGTGTTGGACGATGCGGTGGATTCTCTGAACGTCCCGGTTACCCTTGGTCAATCCGGCGATGTATCCGACGTGCTCGAGAGCGTGGCCTCCAGAATCCGTTCGCTGATAGACGTCGGCGAGATCGCCTTTTTCCTGATATCCGAGGATGGATTGGACTTTTCCCGTGAGTGGTGTGATCCTCCAGAATCGGCCGATTTCTTCGAGTCGGAACGGACCATTCTGGTGGAGGACGGCACAGTGGCCTGGGCCTTAGGCAGGAATAAGCCCATGATGATGACTTCCTCGGATGGAACTCCTCTGCTTATACACTCTCTGACAGCCCAGGACGAGCCGTTGGGTATCATGATGGCCTGTATAGAGGGAGATCCGGGGCGGGTAATGGACATATCCCTGGCCTTCGTAACGGTCGTTCTCGGGGCTGCCGCCGGGGTGATAAAGAATAGCAGGCTATACAGGATGATCAACGATCTGAACGACGAGCTCAGAGGCAAGGTATCTCGACTTCAGGAGTCGGAGGCCCAGCTCGCCGAGGCTAATCAGGCGAAGGACCGTTTTCTGGCAAACGTCAGCCACGAGATAAGAACTCCTCTCAACGCTATTCTCGGCACCGCCGCGATAGTCAGAGGAAAGTCTCCCGCCGAGATGGACCGGGCTCTGGACGTGATAAAAGACGAGGGACACGCCCTTCTGGCACTGATAAACGATATTCTGGATCTGTCCAAGATGGGGGCGGGGTTTCTCGATCTGGACGAGGCTCCCTTCGATCTTTTCGAGCTTCTGGAGGCGTTGGAGGGCTCCTATCGTTCCGAGGCAAAACGGAAGGGGCTGGACTTCAGCTTGGATCTTTCCAAGGATATACCTCGTTGGATAACTGGAGATCCCATCAGGCTGAGGCAGGTCTTGTCCAACCTTCTGGGCAACGCCGTCAAGTTCACGTCCTCAGGACGAGTCTCCCTTACGGTTAAAAGCCTCCCATCCTACGGGGATAAGTTGACTCTGTCTTTTTCCGTGTCCGATACCGGAATAGGGATCTCGAAGGAGGCCGTTCCGAGGCTTTTCAAGCCGTTCTCCCAGGCTGACGGATCGACGAGCAGAAAATACGGCGGTACCGGCTTGGGGCTTGCCATCTCACGTAAGATCGTGAGAGCTATGGGCGGGGATTTCTCCGTCGAGAGCGAAAGGGGCAGGGGGTCGACTTTTTCCCTAGACGTAGAGATGGATCTTTGCGAGCCACCTGTGGCTTACGTCGAAGAGGATGTAGAGAGAGGCCCTCTCCGTCCTCTATCTCTCCTGGTCGTGGAGGATAGCAACACAAACAGGGTGGTTATAGAGGCTATGCTCAGGGATATGGGGCACTATGTGACTGCGGTCTCCTCCGGCAGGGAGGCGATCAGGGCCCTTTCCGAGAGGCACTTCGACGGGGTGTTTATGGATATACAGATGCCCGGGATGGACGGCCTGGAGGCGACGGCGATCATAAGGGAAAGAGGAGGTCCTGTCCTGGACCGGGATATTCCAGTAATAGCCCTCACCGCAAACGTCATGAAGGAAGACAGAGAGAGGTATCTGGCGGAGGGAATGTCCGGGTATCTTCCGAAGCCGGTAACCCGAGAGGATCTGGCCGAATCTTTGAGAGACGTGGAGCCGGCAGAACCTGGTGACCCCCTTCCGGGCAGATACATTCTCGATATGACCGGTCTGGTGGAGCGAATGGGCGGCGATAGGGTCATAGCGAAGCTGGTGGTGAAGACCTTTAGGAGCGACCTGGCTAAAATAGCGGAGAAAATAAGGACCTCCGTCGAGGATAGGGATTTTCGTAAGGTCCGAATGGACGGACATGCCTTGAAGGGGGCGGCGGCCGGAGCAGGGGCCTGGGGGTTGAAGATCGTAGGCGGTAGGATCCAGACGGCGGCGGAATCGGAGGATGGAGAGCTGTTGAACGATCTTATGGATGAGCTTGTCCTTGAGATGGAGGATTTCGAGAATTTTTTCTGCGGGGGTGAAGAGCTATGA
- a CDS encoding HDOD domain-containing protein codes for MGLVSTSRLSEGMILADDLSTPAGRKILGRGTSLSEKHISMMKVWGIAFADVEGLDQEELLSNERSLMETMDRSDSIVRSFFPSHQDGGPCSEIFHLCRERCARLIEEEDSDGLSDMTDHRRPEELPSREGLPVDKPRLSEIIGGDVPLGSLPDIYFKIREVIQSPVSSATSIARVVGTDPNLSLRLLRLVNSAFYGFPTPIRSISRAVAIVGIKELSSLALAVSTMSAFDHIPSSYVDMRSFWKHSVTCGVLARVLASRRKIRRDDHFFLAGLLHDVGRAILYVRFPSHMSHGLGVSRFFRLPLAEVERRLVGFDHGQVTFRLLESWRIPEPILGMASWHHEPLSSENPEETSLLWIADWMANAMKIGSSGTFYLPTLDEELWELTGIHKEELRSVFDQAERQIEEILRIFFIA; via the coding sequence ATGGGTTTGGTCAGCACCTCCCGTCTCTCCGAGGGGATGATATTGGCCGACGATCTCTCGACCCCGGCTGGTCGAAAGATCCTGGGCCGGGGAACGTCCCTCTCGGAAAAGCATATATCGATGATGAAGGTCTGGGGAATAGCCTTTGCCGACGTGGAGGGACTGGATCAGGAAGAGCTTCTCTCCAATGAGAGATCTCTTATGGAGACCATGGACAGAAGCGACTCCATAGTTCGAAGCTTCTTTCCCTCCCATCAAGATGGCGGGCCCTGCTCGGAGATTTTTCATCTGTGCAGGGAGAGGTGCGCCCGGCTGATAGAAGAGGAGGATTCGGACGGGCTTTCCGATATGACCGATCATAGAAGGCCGGAGGAGCTTCCGTCCAGGGAGGGGCTTCCTGTCGATAAGCCTCGTCTTTCCGAGATAATCGGGGGGGACGTCCCTCTGGGTTCTCTGCCGGACATATACTTTAAAATCCGGGAGGTGATTCAGTCTCCGGTCAGCTCTGCGACGTCCATAGCCAGAGTCGTGGGCACCGACCCCAACCTGTCTCTCCGACTGCTTAGACTCGTGAACAGCGCTTTCTACGGTTTCCCCACCCCTATAAGGTCCATCTCCAGGGCAGTCGCCATAGTGGGCATAAAGGAGCTGTCCTCTCTGGCCTTGGCTGTCTCCACCATGAGCGCCTTCGATCACATTCCGTCGTCCTACGTGGATATGAGGTCTTTCTGGAAACACTCTGTTACCTGTGGCGTTCTGGCCAGGGTGTTGGCGAGTCGAAGGAAGATCCGCAGAGACGACCACTTCTTCCTGGCCGGATTGCTCCATGACGTCGGTCGAGCCATACTTTACGTAAGGTTTCCCTCCCATATGTCCCATGGTCTGGGGGTATCGCGCTTTTTCCGTCTTCCATTGGCGGAGGTGGAGAGAAGGCTCGTAGGCTTCGACCACGGTCAGGTCACTTTCCGACTTCTCGAGAGTTGGCGGATACCGGAACCTATCCTCGGTATGGCTTCGTGGCACCACGAGCCACTGTCGTCGGAGAATCCAGAGGAGACCTCCCTTCTGTGGATCGCCGATTGGATGGCCAACGCCATGAAGATAGGCTCGAGCGGAACCTTTTATCTTCCTACTCTGGACGAGGAACTGTGGGAGTTGACCGGGATACACAAGGAGGAGCTCCGCTCCGTCTTCGATCAGGCGGAGAGGCAGATCGAAGAGATACTTCGAATATTTTTCATCGCCTGA